The following are encoded together in the Oscarella lobularis chromosome 10, ooOscLobu1.1, whole genome shotgun sequence genome:
- the LOC136191812 gene encoding adhesion G protein-coupled receptor A2-like, whose translation MAIFVAFIVYSWLGTCIVASLSGCSAKGLSLPSYCSAIALIPRPVLAVECTGSNITDLAFATRLSADAKRCIETLVVERGRIRQLRSYQFAGFDNLKKLSLNYVGLNVVERAAFSNLLRLERLELNGNNLESLPSNFVMNLTRLTTLHIIQSNLTQFPDLEGAKNLTEINLHDNLITTINSTNFDSISSIEVWTAFNLSENPLVCDCRLAWIKSWFLTRRLAMLVFTATCAGPTETTQNRNPVMIDDEDFICDVDECLNNNGGCSGLCSNTYGSYFCSCPPLFKLYNVTECGIPPNITRIDFEYATKPVLRPGDRILLKCFGTGQPQPEIEWQFNGKTFSGDDVEWSKLSDETIRLELSLLQVDYKDSGNYICVLKNGAGQARKMIEVSVWPYDTDPGVASCSKDSIVVPYLGEYHLPTHIGYETILVQPCAHGPKCSAGDSVLSDRALFACTSNGTWQNFDLENCQYEDKTTRYFQCLSQHTVNQTNAESFAALIVDATKSRNLDVREIGFAVTSLERLLANSLLQLSTKVVELILSSVSQLMQMFELSTCTDCSDRLRLLVGALAGRYITFEGARSSLVVDNSQMYFEVFVVGARQRISASDVVATMSLEREVMQPASGDGSGGALPPNVTGLVAVYKNTVFFRHGQLPAESSSCNDDSCNKRRSLREKTLLSAVAQLGLGSEDLDTQVNGTTFVFPHEEDAFEPVCVSWNHSISGTGGWSCDSCSLVSWKNNTVECHCGAAATASVLMTSCKRNSTACECLRVRRSTQAEIAVIGCYIVLGVLAIALLIVILTWIICKVVSRSLKIHFNILLSLSIFSVSYLVSIFPTDSSYGGARISEAACKAVSSLIHFSLLVTVMWLTVEAYSHLSGTARKSETKRDNVFFLKSCLLCWGCPLLMVAIINIIGAANSNSNCLLYGTTVYVPDETLSNGEKPVQICWIKNMYIVLGTCAIPALFLIVTNTLIYCVVLCRKTAGDRLQVGLAISVNILLAFSWALAIITLSDHNDFGTNACAAFATFYYLFAVLYVIAIVVVLLQYGPLSRDVLKMFELCRRQHVDDEHKDETLIHPKSNNNAAKEKKEKGSKKAKKANRNRERKASMAYTQGAENIPLEELIGLMPFEMEIGGVAAPPVRHSVGLSLGASMTETTLRIGDESNDEVEKRDSDEDTTKSQLDSGSSTESDGDDDASKKETDESETDQKNAKDAEMGFVESGWASAADDETRESESPERASKKAFAHATFDVDNQGTSSTPDFGLPAEIPDPLTRQLKELDEIMTSSHASLDKFVDDVTTSTKSPARSTQSSQFRDTSLMAGQWPYDDETSPSRPSSRANRSLRKILIPATSPSAAAPVAVLPANRTTMQRVRRSDGTVVFTEIRQPRRVEEKRYLERYEPVRTSEREYFRRPSPRQPPERFYRYDPRPLNVPRQYPYYPRGGRPPPVRARWPEYDYVYRSRPAPLPLPPPPAPPGYARRYRQPRSARPDYYEVDSETGKLVEYRYVRHPEELGEHMNRRPPPLRRPVTKSRQQTNILSDQEKDQLMFFSGGDSNVPSQVGDNTDSDADAFGVWYQERR comes from the exons ATGGCAATCTTCGTTGCGTTCATAGTCTACTCCTGGCTTGGCACCTGCATTGTGGCCTCACTTTCAGGCTGTAGCGCTAAGGGGCTGTCGTTGCCGTCCTACTGCTCCGCTATCGCTTTGATACCTCGTCCTGTGCTGGCTGTCGAATGCACCGGCTCGAATATTACGGACCTGGCATTTGCTACTCGTTTGTCAGCGGACGCCAAACGCTGCATTGAGACCCT AGTTGTAGAGCGAGGACGAATTCGACAACTTCGAAGTTATCAATTTGCTGGATTCGACAATTTGAAGAAGCT aTCTCTAAATTATGTTGGACTCAACGTTGTTGAAAGAGCTGCTTTCAGTAATTTGCTTCGACTGGAAAGATT GGAATTGAATGGGAATAATTTGGAATCTCTTCCTTCCAATTTTGTCATGAATCTAACCAGACTGACTACTTT ACACATCATTCAATCCAATTTGACCCAATTTCCTGATCTGGAAGGAGCGAAAAATCTGACAGAAAT AAATCTTCACGACAATTTAATTACCACTATCAACAGCacaaactttgattccatTTCATCAATCGAAGTCTGGAC CGCATTCAACCTGAGCGAAAATCCACTTGTGTGCGATTGCCGGCTGGCATGGATCAAATCCTGGTTTTTGACTCGCCGACTTGCGATGCTTGTCTTCACTGCCACTTGCGCCGGTCCAACGGAAACAACTCAAAACCGAAATCCTGTCATGATCGACGATGAGGACTTCATTTGCG atgttGACGAATGCTTGAATAATAACGGTGGTTGCTCTGGCCTTTGTTCGAATACGTACGGCAGTTATTTTTGTTCGTGCCCGCCGCTATTCAAGCTATACAATGTCACCGAGTGCG GAATTCCGCCGAACATTACTCGCATCGATTTTGAATACGCTACGAAGCCAGTATTACGGCCAGGTGATCGGATCTTGCTGAAATGTTTTGGAACGGGACAGCCGCAGCCCGAAATAGAATGGCAGTTCAATGGGAAAACATTTTcgggagacgacgtcgagtggAGCAAGCTATcagacgaaacgattcgattggaactctctcttcttcaagttGACTACAAAGACAGCGGCAATTACATTTGCGTACTGAAGAACGGTGCAGGTCAAGCTCGGAAAATGATTGAAGTTTCTGTTTGGCCTT ATGACACGGATCCTGGTGTCGCTTCTTGTTCGAAAGACAGTATCGTCGTTCCGTACCTGGGCGAGTATCATCTGCCAACGCACATTGGCTACGAAACGATTCTTGTGCAGCCGTGTGCTCATGGGCCCAAATGTTCGGCCGGCGATTCGGTGCTGTCAGATCGTGCCCTTTTTGCGTGCACGTCTAATGGAACGTGGCAAAATTTTGACTTGGAGAACTGTCAGTATGAAGACAAGACGACGAGATATTTTCAGTGTTTATCTCAG CATACCGTCAACCAAACTAATGCGGAGTCTTTTGCGGCCTTGATAGTAGACGCTACCAAAAGCAGAAACCTTGACGTCAGAGAAATCGGCTTTGCTGTGACTTCTTTGGAGCGATTACTGGCAAACAGCCTACTGCAATTATCAACAAAG GTTGTTGAGCTCATTCTTTCATCGGTAAGCCAATTGATGCAGATGTTTGAATTGTCGACTTGTACCGATTGCAGCGACAG ACTACGCTTATTGGTGGGCGCACTAGCCGGTCGTTATATTACATTTGAAGGAGCCCGTTCGTCCCTAGTCGTTGACAATTCCCAAATGTATTTTGAGGTATTTGTCGTTGGAGCTCGTCAGCGAATTAGCGCatctgacgtcgttgctACCATGTCATTGGAACGAGAAGTGATGCAGCCTGCATCAGGAGACGGAAGCGGCGGGGCACTTCCACCAAACGTGACTGGCCTCGTGGCTGTTTATAAGAACACGGTCTTCTTTCGCCACGGCCAGCTGCCTGCGGAAAGTTCGTCGTGCAACGATGACTCCTGCAATAAAAGGCGATCCTTACGAGAGAAAACATTGCTTAGTGCTGTCGCACAACTGGGATTGGGTTCTGAAGATTTAGATACCCAAGTGAACGGCACTACCTTTGTATTTCCTCACGAAGAG GATGCCTTTGAGCCAGTTTGTGTGTCGTGGAATCATTCAATAAGCG GCACAGGTGGATGGTCTTGTGACTCTTGCAGTTTGGTCTCGTGGAAAAACAACACGGTCGAGTGCCATTGTGGAGCTGCAGCGACAGCGTCCGTTCTGATG ACTTCATGCAAACGGAACAGTACTGCGTGCGAATGTCTCCGTGTGAGACGGTCTACTCAAGCAGAAATTGCCGTTATTGGATGCTACATTGTTCTAGGCGTTCTTGCTATCGCTCTTCTTATCGTCATTTTAACTTG GATCATTTGTAAGGTTGTCTCTCGAAGTCTCAAAATTCACTTCAACATTTTGCTGtctttgtcaattttttccGTCTCCTACCTTGTGTCCATCTTTCCGACTGACAGTAGCTATGGCGGAGCAAGGATCTCAGAAGCGGCTTGCAAAGCCGTCAGCAGTCTTATTCACTTTTCGCTACTGGTTACCGTCATGTGGTTGACAGTTGAAGCCTATTCTCATCTTAGCGGGACGGCACGGAAGAGTGAAACGAAGAGAGACAACGTATTTTTTCTCAAATCCTGTCTTCTCTGTTGGG GCTGTCCTTTGTTGATGGTGGCTATTATCAATATTATAGGAGCTGCAAACTCAAACTCCAATTGTCTTCTTTATGGAACCACTGTTTATGTGCCAGATGAAACTTTGTCCAACGGGGAGAAACCTGTTCAGAT ATGCTGGATAAAGAACATGTACATCGTTCTTGGCACCTGCGCCATCCCGGCTCTTTTTCTCATCGTAACAAACACGCTCATCTACTGCGTCGTTCTTTGCCGAAAGACAGCAGGCGACCGTCTTCAAGTCGGACTGGCTATTTCAGTAAATATTCTCTTGGCTTTCAGCTGGGCCTTGGCGATTATTACTTTGTCTGATCACAATGACTTCGGCACGAATGCTTGCGCTGCCTTTGCAACTTTTTACTATTTGTTTGCCGTTCTGTACGTCATcgcgattgtcgtcgttctacTCCAGTACGGCCCACTGAGCCGCGACGTATTGAAGATGTTCGAACTCTGTCGTCGACAGCACGTGGACGACGAACACAAAGACGAGACATTGATCCACCCCAAATCAAACAATAACGCAgccaaggaaaagaaagagaaaggttCAAAGAAGGCTAAGAAGGCCAATAGAAACAGGGAGAGGAAAGCGTCGATGGCATATACCCAAGGAGCGGAAAATATTCCACTTGAAGAACTCATCGGTCTTATGCCGTTTGAGATGGAAATCGGCGGAGTGGCCGCACCACCTGTTCGTCATTCGGTTGGCCTGTCGCTCGGTGCGTCGATGACCGAAACCACGTTGCGGATAGGCGACGAGAGCAACGACGAGGTCGAGAAGCGAGATTCGGACGAAGACACGACTAAAAGTCAACTTGATAGCGGCTCTTCGAcggagagcgacggcgatgacgacgcgtCAAAGAAGGAAACGGATGAAAGTGAGACTGACCAAAAGAACGCAAAGGACGCAGAGATGGGATTCGTAGAGAGCGGCTGGGCCTcggccgccgacgacgagacgcgcgAGTCGGAATCTCCAGAAAGGGCAAGCAAAAAAGCTTTTGCACACGCCacgtttgacgtcgacaatCAAGGGACAAGCTCGACGCCCGATTTCGGACTACCAGCTGAGATTCCGGATCCGTTGACTCGTCAACTGAAAGAGCTCGACGAGattatgacgtcgtcgcacgcgTCTCTCGACAAatttgtcgacgacgtgacgacgagtacaaaatctccgGCGCGATCTACCCAATCGTCGCAATTTCGAGATACGAGTTTGATGGCAGGACAATGGCCGTACGACGATGAAACGTCGCCCTCTCGGCCATCGTCGAGAGCAAATCGTTCTTTAAGAAAAATTCTGATTCCAGCGACCAGTCCTAGTGCCGCTGCTCCCGTCGCTGTTTTGCCAGCAAATCGCACGACGATGCAGCGCGTTCGTCGCTCGGACGGCACAGTTGTTTTCACCGAAATTCGACAGCCACGTCGcgttgaagaaaaacgctaTTTGGAGAGATACGAACCGGTTCGCACGTCCGAGAGGGAATACTTTCGTCGTCCTTCGCCTCGACAGCCGCCGGAAAGGTTCTACCGATACGATCCGCGACCGCTGAACGTTCCGAGGCAATACCCGTACTATCCGCGCGGCGGTAGACCTCCACCAGTTCGCGCTCGTTGGCCCGAGTACGACTACGTGTACCGTTCTCGACCGGCtccgctgccgctgccgccgccgcccgcgCCGCCAGGTTACGCTCGACGCTACCGCCAGCCTAGATCCGCTCGTCCCGATTACTACGAAGTGGATTCTGAAACTGGCAAGTTGGTAGAATATCGTTACGTTCGCCATCCAGAGGAACTCGGCGAACATATGAATCGGCGGCCACCGCCGCTCCGAAGACCGGTCACGAAATCGCGCCAGCAAACCAATATTCTATCCGACCAGGAAAAGGATCAGCTTATGTTTTTCTCCGGAGGCGACTCGAACGTTCCATCGCAGGTTGGAGATAATACCGACAGCGATGCAGACGCTTTCGGCGTTTGGTATCAAGAGCGAAGGTAA
- the LOC136191819 gene encoding uncharacterized protein → MRLVTLVLLLSCSSAEAGDTLFWRPTSNWNEPSNWIKGRLPCSAETVVVKPSTTFDGVALPASFDVSVTGDVALRKLIIPKTGSLSLRNTKITLKRVSTCQDEGLASVTDSSVNSFTGVQPRPWNCPTNWRQLDGTPADRFPCLDDSAVFPPNNSFSWIVLDAHVKIGRLAWQGRPVDRLSDIPNYEKIFFKRTPSADLTVDFSCLAGNPERCPCQDADDSPLCIYPTTTSPSTAASSSSTAGVNPTPDVSAQDTSFPWPILVGALGGLILILIIVIVVVVVVIRRRRKYRYDNDASAFAIEPPPDLYALGSAETTSGFKNPLYNDQTFDSPIYDNDNALNLDDPEAFGGNAENTEE, encoded by the exons ATGCGGCTTGTGACCCTCGTTTTGCTCCTCTCTTGCTCTTCGGCAGAGGCAGGCGACACTCTCTTTTGGCGACCAACGTCAAATTGGAACGAGCCGTCAAATTGGATTAAGGGCAGGTTGCCCTGTTCGGCGGAAACGGTCGTCGTCAAACCTTCTACGACATTCGAC GGAGTAGCTCTGCCTGCCTCATTCGACGTCAGCGTCACCGGCGACGTAGCGCTCAGGAAATTGATTATTCCAAAAACAGGATCGCTGAGTCTCAGAAATACCAAGATTACCTTGAAAAGAGTGTCGACGTGCCAAG ATGAAGGACTGGCTTCGGTCACGGATTCGTCG GTGAACAGCTTTACAGGCGTCCAACCTCGTCCGTGGAATTGTCCCACCAATTGGCGCCAATTGGACGGTACACCAGCCGACAGATTTCCATGCCTCGACGACTCAGCCGTATTTCCTCCC AACAACTCGTTTTCGTGGATCGTTTTGGATGCTCACGTTAAAATAGGACGCCTCGCTTGGCAGGGACGACCTGTCGATCGTTTGTCCGACATTCCCAACTACG aaaaaatctttttcaaaagaaCCCCGTCAGCTGATCTGACAGTTGATTTTTCGTGCTTGGCGGGAAACCCCGAGAGATGCCCCTGCCAAGATGCTGACGACTCTCCGCTCTGCATAT ACCCCACTACTACATCTCCCTCAACTGCagcatcatcgtcgtcaaccGCCGGTGTGAACCCTACACCTGACGTTAGTGCACAAG ACACATCATTTCCATGGCCTATTCTCGTCGGTGCCCTGGGTGGACTAATTCTCATTCTAAttatcgtcatcgtcgttgttgtcgtcgtcattag ACGCAGACGAAAGTACAGGTACGACAACGACGCCAGCGCCTTCGCTATCGAACCACCACCGGACCTCTACGCTCTTGGAAGTGCAGAAACAACCAGCGGATTCAAAAACCCGCTATACAACGACCAAACATTCGACAGTCCTATCTACGACAACGACAATGCACTGAACTTGGATGACCCTGAAGCTTTCGGAGGGAACGCCGAAAATACCGAAGAATAA